Proteins from a single region of Pseudodesulfovibrio portus:
- a CDS encoding phospholipase D-like domain-containing protein: MSNAYHPPSLLRHFESPDEYTGVFGWLCGYSADAWFLDEALELFSGKTHAQRAYEGRICIAMILDPGAPQLTMVAVPGLAHLPVMSNKPLPCNLLHAKVAILAFRHGTDRTRWCVRLIVSTGNWTRQSVEDSLDLAWRVDLTSEDIVAGSSENSGDIWAAWDFLNWTSSHFDKSLLSVSRDDLEENPDRFFERIISLAGKRDNKRSRFFDNRNESLLAQLPRLIKKTSPVRRNYIAMGSGFYEKATNDAVPSVLQNITEALVVDELLTASADKNVFVNPEECQAIANSREAMLRNGYSIYRAAIPPYMREQDKFLHAKFIFSANDRSDSDYCGSPWVYLGSGNLTKSGFASKASLGRGNLEAGVVFSPGNVYWGESDESLPQRNIKNLLPIGWDDQLRLTEECPLLPGEGFPGREDIYTASPVSWLIWEETRDGNQITIPRGFRKQLEQSLLRDMKVLDRDGEPCPKVDAHTFHWLHERPRMVTLSWPEEDKSCQSDIPLVDEFGRLAATPLPQLGLSEAWSILANFPMPPDGLEPEDLQDQPQSEEVTANSCTALPQGQDYGSDYPVRKMMQLVESIAGKQTAIDQPDWSAWCTRLEQCLTQVGETTTVSLFKKLEIDPLSPLAHPSFRPEYAETANTPEGKRYETILRKITKRWGMERVTGIGEIR; encoded by the coding sequence ATGTCTAATGCCTATCATCCCCCTTCCCTGCTCAGGCACTTTGAATCTCCTGATGAATACACAGGGGTTTTCGGCTGGCTCTGTGGTTATTCCGCAGACGCATGGTTCCTGGATGAAGCCCTCGAACTGTTCTCAGGAAAGACCCATGCACAAAGAGCTTACGAGGGGCGCATATGCATAGCCATGATACTTGATCCAGGAGCCCCCCAGTTGACCATGGTCGCTGTCCCCGGTTTGGCCCATCTGCCTGTTATGAGCAATAAGCCACTCCCGTGCAATCTGCTCCACGCAAAAGTCGCGATTCTCGCTTTTCGGCATGGGACGGACAGAACCCGCTGGTGTGTCCGCCTGATCGTCTCCACCGGCAATTGGACACGCCAATCAGTGGAAGACAGCCTCGACTTAGCCTGGCGGGTAGATCTGACCAGTGAAGACATTGTAGCCGGTAGTTCTGAAAACAGCGGAGACATATGGGCTGCTTGGGACTTCCTGAACTGGACATCAAGCCATTTCGACAAGTCTCTACTCTCAGTTTCCAGAGACGATCTAGAGGAAAATCCCGACCGTTTTTTTGAACGCATAATAAGCCTGGCAGGCAAAAGAGACAATAAACGCTCCCGCTTTTTCGATAACAGAAATGAAAGTCTGCTCGCGCAATTGCCAAGACTGATCAAAAAAACATCGCCAGTGCGGCGCAACTACATAGCCATGGGGTCTGGATTCTACGAAAAGGCGACCAACGATGCGGTTCCTTCGGTGCTTCAAAACATAACGGAAGCCCTTGTCGTGGACGAACTGCTTACCGCCTCTGCCGATAAAAATGTGTTCGTTAATCCAGAGGAATGCCAAGCCATAGCGAATTCAAGAGAGGCTATGCTCCGAAACGGTTACTCCATATATCGCGCCGCAATACCACCGTATATGCGGGAGCAGGACAAATTCCTGCATGCAAAATTCATTTTCAGTGCCAATGATAGAAGCGATTCAGACTATTGCGGAAGCCCTTGGGTATACTTGGGCTCCGGCAACCTGACAAAATCTGGTTTTGCATCCAAGGCCTCACTCGGACGCGGCAACCTGGAAGCGGGTGTCGTCTTCTCTCCCGGAAATGTGTACTGGGGAGAGTCAGACGAGAGCCTCCCCCAAAGGAATATCAAAAATCTACTCCCGATTGGCTGGGATGACCAGTTGCGGTTGACAGAGGAATGTCCCCTGCTGCCCGGAGAAGGCTTTCCCGGAAGAGAGGACATTTACACCGCGTCTCCCGTAAGCTGGTTAATCTGGGAAGAGACGCGCGACGGAAATCAAATAACTATCCCTAGAGGGTTCAGGAAGCAATTGGAGCAATCTCTTTTGCGCGACATGAAGGTCCTTGATCGCGACGGCGAACCATGTCCGAAAGTTGATGCCCACACCTTTCACTGGCTGCATGAGCGCCCCCGAATGGTAACTCTTTCATGGCCAGAAGAAGACAAATCCTGCCAGTCGGACATCCCCCTTGTGGATGAGTTCGGACGGCTGGCGGCCACGCCCCTTCCTCAATTGGGCTTGTCGGAAGCATGGAGCATATTGGCAAACTTCCCCATGCCGCCGGATGGATTAGAGCCAGAGGATTTGCAGGATCAGCCTCAATCGGAAGAGGTAACCGCCAATTCTTGCACAGCATTACCGCAAGGCCAGGACTACGGATCGGATTACCCTGTCAGAAAAATGATGCAACTAGTTGAAAGTATCGCTGGAAAGCAGACGGCAATAGACCAACCAGACTGGTCAGCATGGTGCACTCGGCTGGAACAATGCCTCACGCAGGTGGGCGAGACAACGACTGTGAGCTTGTTCAAAAAACTGGAAATCGATCCCCTTAGCCCCCTGGCACACCCTTCCTTCCGACCTGAATACGCGGAGACAGCCAACACCCCCGAAGGTAAACGCTATGAAACCATCCTTCGCAAAATAACAAAAAGGTGGGGCATGGAGCGGGTAACCGGAATTGGAGAAATTCGATGA
- a CDS encoding helicase-related protein, translated as MTLSTINWERVASSLRDRAKREKQIVDSNVGQSRLNAGQRASLLAIADRIADNGIIIADEVGMGKTRTAVALAKCVINNGGRVAIIAPPGLAFQWQDELWEGEVEAPLMLRSLEQYYAAWAEKESWPLKQTVVLSHNFANWRIQGNSPLWRRGILPELFALFRGRKPRYYWEIMKYGDEQREIQVHAAAKHIHEQILQDPRLQKGRRWEAIVDHLDWPTIAESNTGYMNSGPYRKPLHDVIGLGLGIFDLVIIDESHKAKGERSGLSRLLNMLCESADARRVGMTATPVELDVSQWKQSLRRIGGKDLERLDDPIEEYRSAVHRVRERPDIAENREHFKIVAKQFHKLLSPYIIRRNKKEDPTVLLYGEIAQGQRNSYRAHKEIAIEADKLERPWREALCAAEALSFTARQKDNSVAKRFRLTMGSGHGLSAIMDQVKNDSGLAQPESSEMPTTEQHLSGPKSGHEAKRLGRVDFWCKILATPHKSGDSALYAHPAITATVEHIEKKTANNEKVLVFGRFTAPMRALVSLLNARQMIRCLKEDQFWSRSKVSESETEAVIAACKQKKIAWSLDEIDAMLKLQYSKLQQQRETFRKNLIPRLSNGLQHITDQRINNLFLAFKGRTEVEWDNDAEDTPRNLVGKALFEYFQNRSQPNDHDLANAFVKILNALSDRNEGDNNNDGELDVHEACSLWPVLEDRLREEHSKRTGDFARLMYGETSQSSRRMMQLAFNRHRSYPMVLVAQSKVGREGLNLHKACRNVVLFHPEWNPGVVEQQVGRVDRYGSMWAKLLEDYGANSAAPTEALPKINIYPVIFKGTYDQYNWKVLQERWDDLRAQLHGDILPPRLLREGDESVAEELARSAPDFSPVRKYKNV; from the coding sequence ATGACGCTATCAACCATCAACTGGGAAAGGGTTGCCAGCAGCCTCCGGGATCGAGCGAAACGAGAAAAACAAATTGTCGACTCCAACGTCGGCCAATCAAGGCTGAATGCCGGACAGCGGGCCAGCCTGTTGGCAATTGCCGACAGGATCGCCGACAACGGCATCATTATCGCTGATGAAGTCGGAATGGGGAAAACCCGTACTGCCGTGGCCCTGGCCAAATGCGTCATCAATAATGGCGGCCGTGTCGCAATAATTGCTCCGCCCGGCCTCGCCTTCCAGTGGCAGGACGAATTGTGGGAAGGCGAAGTAGAGGCTCCCCTGATGCTGAGAAGCCTCGAGCAATACTATGCTGCATGGGCAGAAAAAGAATCCTGGCCGTTAAAGCAGACCGTGGTTCTTTCACACAATTTCGCCAACTGGCGTATTCAGGGCAACTCTCCGCTTTGGAGAAGAGGAATCTTGCCGGAACTCTTTGCCCTGTTCCGAGGACGCAAGCCACGATACTACTGGGAAATAATGAAATATGGCGATGAGCAACGGGAAATTCAGGTTCATGCTGCCGCAAAACACATTCACGAACAAATTTTGCAAGATCCCCGCCTGCAAAAGGGACGGCGTTGGGAAGCGATCGTAGACCACTTAGATTGGCCCACAATCGCCGAGTCCAACACAGGATACATGAATTCTGGTCCCTACAGAAAGCCTCTTCATGACGTCATCGGCCTCGGGCTTGGCATCTTTGATCTCGTCATCATCGATGAATCTCATAAGGCGAAAGGAGAGCGGTCTGGATTATCACGACTCCTCAACATGCTTTGCGAATCAGCAGATGCAAGGCGGGTAGGAATGACAGCGACCCCCGTGGAATTGGATGTGAGTCAGTGGAAACAGAGTCTGAGACGAATAGGCGGCAAGGATCTCGAACGCCTGGACGACCCTATTGAGGAGTACAGGAGTGCTGTCCATCGCGTTCGGGAAAGGCCGGACATCGCCGAAAACAGAGAGCATTTCAAAATAGTTGCAAAACAGTTCCACAAACTCCTGTCGCCTTATATTATCAGGCGAAACAAGAAAGAGGATCCCACGGTATTACTTTATGGAGAAATAGCCCAAGGTCAAAGAAACAGCTATCGCGCTCACAAAGAAATTGCCATCGAGGCTGACAAACTTGAGCGACCTTGGCGTGAAGCATTGTGCGCCGCCGAAGCTCTGTCGTTTACAGCCCGACAAAAAGACAACTCCGTGGCAAAACGTTTTCGCCTCACCATGGGAAGCGGACATGGGTTAAGTGCGATAATGGATCAGGTCAAAAATGATTCAGGGCTAGCGCAGCCTGAGTCTTCGGAGATGCCTACCACTGAACAGCATCTTTCAGGACCGAAATCCGGACATGAGGCCAAACGTCTTGGGCGCGTCGATTTCTGGTGTAAAATACTCGCGACTCCGCACAAGTCGGGAGACAGCGCACTGTATGCGCATCCAGCTATAACAGCCACGGTCGAACACATCGAAAAAAAGACAGCCAACAACGAAAAGGTTCTTGTATTCGGGCGCTTCACGGCTCCCATGCGCGCGTTGGTTTCGTTGCTAAACGCACGCCAGATGATCCGTTGTCTCAAGGAGGACCAATTCTGGTCCCGCTCCAAGGTCTCGGAATCCGAAACCGAAGCAGTAATCGCCGCATGCAAACAAAAGAAAATTGCATGGAGCCTCGACGAAATAGATGCCATGTTAAAATTGCAATACTCGAAACTTCAGCAACAAAGAGAAACCTTTCGTAAAAACCTCATTCCGAGGCTCAGCAACGGCCTGCAACACATTACTGATCAGCGCATAAACAACCTGTTTCTCGCTTTCAAGGGGCGAACTGAAGTCGAATGGGACAATGATGCCGAAGATACTCCCAGAAACCTTGTCGGAAAGGCCCTGTTTGAATACTTTCAAAACCGTAGCCAGCCTAACGATCATGATTTAGCCAACGCATTCGTCAAGATACTCAATGCCCTAAGTGACAGGAACGAAGGAGATAATAACAACGACGGGGAATTAGATGTGCATGAAGCCTGTTCCCTATGGCCTGTCTTGGAAGATCGTTTGAGAGAGGAGCATTCCAAACGGACCGGAGACTTTGCACGGCTCATGTATGGAGAGACTAGTCAATCTTCACGACGGATGATGCAACTCGCTTTCAACAGACATCGCAGCTACCCAATGGTACTTGTTGCACAATCAAAGGTAGGAAGAGAAGGGCTCAATCTGCACAAGGCATGCAGAAACGTGGTTCTGTTTCACCCTGAGTGGAACCCCGGAGTTGTCGAGCAACAAGTAGGCAGGGTGGACCGGTATGGAAGCATGTGGGCAAAGCTTCTTGAAGATTATGGGGCAAACAGCGCAGCCCCTACGGAAGCTCTTCCAAAAATCAACATATATCCCGTCATATTCAAAGGCACGTACGACCAGTACAATTGGAAAGTGCTACAGGAGAGATGGGATGATCTGCGAGCACAATTGCACGGAGACATCTTGCCGCCGCGCCTCCTGCGGGAGGGGGATGAATCCGTTGCGGAAGAACTTGCCAGGTCAGCTCCTGATTTTTCTCCTGTCAGAAAATACAAGAATGTATAA
- a CDS encoding UvrD-helicase domain-containing protein translates to MSRKIRLISASAGSGKTFSLTKTFVESLEKGVRPEGVVATTFTKKAAQEIGGRFRSKLLEHGRTEEARRVFDGYIGTVNSVCGSLLTDYAFEVGQSPTLEVVPDGEDAALFRVAAADAVGRRTKQTVPLVRSLEIEGWEDIVKDIIDKARANGIDRKVMLESGKRSWKLFKKLLPAPLSKAEGEKLDVEIVRELERTIAALPADGDTTKGTKDAKNALQVIHRSFYRGAIPNWATWSKLSKVNTTAKSAHEIEALNELACQFLKHPRFQDEVRQFITLLFDCAAEAAGLYQQHKKDLGLIDFTDQEALALKMIEDNVVADQLKERLDMVMVDEFQDTSPIQLALFLKLSKLVDQSVWVGDQKQSIYGFRGSDPALMDAVIDSLGEPETLPNSWRSQPALVDFASEFFAAAFGQFGLPEKRVRLTSKVRATTPKSPHLKCWRFESKNKTDDTLCLVGGLRDMLDNASEYVILDKTTKKERTLKAGDISVLCRTNADCRGVAAVLEENGIRAAIPRTGLMKRPEVVLVMAAYRYLLSQEDTLAVAELAKIFGLEKWFALALEKGMDAVKTLHPMFGRLDNARQGLASLTPSEVLDLAIDLSDAGRMALGWDNPALRQANLDALRGHAQGYESTCKARRCACTPAGLINHFHRLAADDADDQAVGVGDDAVQVLTYHRSKGLEWPVVILTGLGSTERGNPFGLSVQSSDAKFDLDDPLAGRWLRYWPWPFGAQKKIEEFSDAVDESDVAKAAFEQERRERLRLLYVGMTRARDYLILSARKVTNKSATAWLDSYEDAAGNQILTLPDEAGTTEIEMGGKKFPIETVCLTPIEEEATGGFVQSHAPTLPEKMVEYHPARFVPSGESVDEDKVSVEFFELGPPLLTRTTDSRVDLGNAVHAFLAVVSPDQDEATLRARAKRIVTGLGLKDLTADMLLEMHQRLRSFTATTIDPVGTGDVLTEWPIHLKRGLQKGSGWIDMLCRQPDGDVIIDHKTSLGNKAALGKKAMSYAGQLDTYGKALEKATGKANQGLWLHFALAGVMVKLIIKE, encoded by the coding sequence ATGAGTAGGAAAATCAGATTGATCAGTGCCAGTGCCGGGTCCGGAAAGACTTTTTCCCTGACGAAAACATTCGTGGAGAGTCTCGAAAAAGGGGTTCGTCCTGAGGGAGTGGTTGCCACCACGTTTACCAAGAAGGCGGCCCAGGAAATAGGTGGCCGATTTCGGTCGAAGTTGTTGGAGCATGGGCGCACCGAAGAAGCCCGGCGCGTGTTTGACGGCTATATCGGTACGGTCAATTCCGTGTGCGGTTCGCTTCTCACGGACTATGCGTTCGAGGTCGGCCAATCTCCGACGTTGGAGGTGGTGCCGGACGGTGAGGATGCGGCGCTCTTTCGTGTTGCTGCTGCCGATGCCGTCGGTCGAAGGACCAAGCAGACCGTCCCGCTCGTGCGCTCTCTTGAGATCGAAGGGTGGGAAGACATAGTCAAGGATATCATCGACAAGGCCCGGGCGAATGGCATCGACCGTAAGGTGATGCTGGAAAGCGGCAAGCGGTCCTGGAAGTTGTTCAAGAAACTGTTGCCCGCTCCCCTTTCCAAGGCTGAAGGGGAAAAGCTGGATGTGGAAATAGTGCGGGAACTGGAACGGACCATCGCCGCGCTTCCGGCTGACGGGGATACGACCAAAGGCACGAAGGACGCCAAGAATGCGCTTCAGGTCATTCATCGTTCATTCTACCGGGGAGCCATTCCCAACTGGGCAACGTGGTCTAAGTTGTCCAAGGTCAACACTACGGCAAAGAGCGCGCATGAGATTGAGGCTCTCAATGAATTGGCCTGCCAATTCCTTAAGCATCCACGGTTTCAGGACGAGGTTCGTCAGTTCATCACGCTGTTGTTCGACTGCGCTGCTGAAGCGGCCGGGTTGTACCAGCAGCACAAGAAGGATTTGGGACTCATCGATTTCACGGACCAGGAGGCGCTGGCCTTGAAAATGATTGAGGACAATGTCGTGGCCGACCAGTTGAAAGAGCGGTTGGACATGGTCATGGTTGATGAATTCCAGGACACCAGCCCGATACAACTGGCACTGTTTCTCAAGTTGTCCAAGTTGGTGGATCAGTCCGTCTGGGTCGGCGACCAGAAGCAATCCATTTACGGCTTCCGGGGATCGGATCCGGCGTTGATGGATGCCGTCATCGATTCGCTTGGTGAACCGGAGACGCTGCCGAACAGTTGGCGGTCGCAGCCCGCCCTGGTGGATTTCGCCAGCGAGTTCTTCGCGGCGGCATTCGGGCAGTTCGGCCTTCCTGAAAAACGGGTGCGTCTGACTTCCAAGGTGAGGGCGACCACGCCGAAGAGTCCGCACCTCAAATGCTGGCGATTCGAATCGAAGAACAAGACAGACGACACCTTGTGTCTCGTTGGCGGCTTGCGTGACATGCTCGACAACGCGTCAGAGTACGTGATTCTCGACAAGACGACAAAAAAAGAACGTACGCTCAAGGCCGGGGATATTTCGGTCCTTTGTAGGACTAATGCGGACTGCCGCGGGGTTGCGGCCGTGTTGGAGGAGAACGGCATCAGGGCCGCCATCCCGCGTACAGGACTGATGAAGCGGCCCGAGGTGGTACTTGTCATGGCCGCGTATCGATATCTGTTGAGCCAGGAGGACACCTTGGCGGTGGCGGAGCTGGCCAAGATATTCGGTTTGGAAAAATGGTTTGCGTTGGCTCTGGAAAAAGGGATGGACGCAGTGAAAACGCTGCATCCCATGTTCGGGCGTTTGGACAATGCACGTCAGGGGCTTGCTTCGTTGACACCGTCCGAAGTGCTTGATTTGGCAATCGACCTTTCCGATGCTGGGCGCATGGCTCTGGGGTGGGACAACCCGGCGCTCAGGCAGGCTAATCTGGATGCCCTCCGGGGACACGCCCAAGGATACGAGTCCACTTGCAAGGCACGACGATGCGCCTGCACCCCGGCCGGACTCATCAATCATTTTCACCGACTGGCAGCGGATGACGCGGATGACCAGGCTGTCGGCGTGGGAGACGATGCGGTTCAAGTCCTGACCTACCACAGGTCCAAGGGGCTTGAGTGGCCCGTGGTCATTTTGACGGGACTTGGCTCCACTGAACGCGGCAATCCGTTTGGACTGAGTGTGCAGTCGTCCGATGCCAAATTTGATCTCGATGATCCTCTGGCTGGGCGGTGGCTTCGCTATTGGCCCTGGCCTTTTGGAGCACAGAAAAAAATTGAAGAGTTTTCCGATGCGGTTGATGAGAGCGATGTTGCCAAGGCCGCGTTTGAGCAGGAACGCAGGGAGCGACTGCGCTTATTATATGTAGGCATGACAAGGGCCAGGGACTATCTGATTCTTTCAGCCAGAAAGGTGACGAATAAATCGGCGACGGCCTGGCTCGATAGTTATGAGGATGCTGCCGGTAACCAGATCCTGACTTTGCCCGATGAAGCGGGGACAACCGAGATCGAGATGGGAGGGAAGAAATTCCCCATTGAGACAGTTTGCCTGACGCCCATCGAGGAGGAGGCAACAGGCGGCTTTGTCCAAAGCCATGCGCCGACGTTGCCGGAGAAAATGGTGGAATATCACCCGGCCCGTTTCGTGCCGAGCGGGGAGAGCGTCGATGAGGACAAGGTCTCTGTGGAGTTTTTTGAATTGGGCCCGCCCTTGCTGACCAGGACGACCGATTCCCGTGTGGATTTGGGCAACGCGGTGCACGCTTTCCTGGCGGTGGTTTCGCCGGACCAGGATGAGGCGACTCTCAGGGCGAGGGCGAAACGAATCGTGACCGGCTTGGGTTTGAAAGACCTCACTGCCGACATGCTGCTCGAAATGCACCAACGTTTGCGGTCTTTCACCGCAACGACAATCGATCCGGTAGGCACGGGCGACGTCCTCACTGAGTGGCCGATCCACCTCAAACGCGGACTGCAAAAAGGCAGCGGCTGGATCGACATGCTGTGCCGCCAACCGGACGGCGACGTCATCATCGACCACAAGACATCATTGGGCAACAAAGCCGCCTTGGGAAAAAAGGCGATGAGCTATGCCGGGCAGTTGGATACGTATGGGAAAGCGCTTGAAAAGGCGACCGGGAAAGCAAATCAGGGATTGTGGTTGCATTTTGCGTTGGCTGGAGTGATGGTAAAACTTATAATTAAAGAATAA
- a CDS encoding RecB family exonuclease translates to MKIHVGYLFDGGSFPGELGNSEAAEGVMTTGPLGLVSILETRLGIPACHHGQPVRIARYLAAMDDCCKTDEPFYKKSFEADGWSAARSLLVLRDQLRLSGWDGHDPGASARLMDMATLEKSARVLPGLAERIEDILGSLAIYGISGISEIVLHVHDVTEWPSCWRRLFVALEEKGIPLGVWQPDVAPRTSTDLDILHERLCTSGNVAATFQADGSIVRLSSATALEAADALGAWLAVKDDSDGDLALIVESGAEVLDAAMCRHGLPRPGGGSRSQWRAALQLLPLGLGIHWAPFDPQSYLEFLTAPICPLHPAMAGHLVRVLEQAPGMGGKKWIEAVGKCEEWARKQDDGETLLEDLRFWTGVKRVSPHVGLDVETICTICQRLSDWAAKGAQSLEGRLMGAVSGMALELAEAVRETGRKAIPKPQLDRMLDSVIGGGASIADKAEASPWAVLTHPGQLGDRVDTVIWWDFTMEGMPSCRLPWTNAELTALNNAGVHMDDMDLHRNLELSSWQQAVCNTHKRLVLVMPEQDGGEPLPPHPFWENIVAVMNLSGDTDIPAMTVSASQLRKGDDRLMGRIIPLELVVENAALEFQQHWEAPAGTVARREKESPSGMSQLIKCPLAWVLTYVLDVGALGSPALSEGNQLIGSFCHSIVEDLINESRTWKSEDAVARAVALFDSRLREMAAVYLLPGMETAREQLRSRLKRAVSDLFERIGNAKLSVLESERRVERIDESGQTYRGFVDISLEDDKGNPVVWDMKWTNKSKYRREEMEKGIALQLAAYCWMLDKDDLPAFGAYYMLAQTELISSQAPWLPPESVVNCDLKATWKMVRERYDAIIDRLMAGEVEAIAPSDDEEEKEFDFGTGCFFCDYAMVCGVGYE, encoded by the coding sequence ATGAAAATACATGTTGGATATCTTTTTGACGGAGGAAGTTTCCCGGGCGAGTTGGGGAACTCGGAGGCGGCAGAAGGGGTGATGACGACCGGTCCGCTTGGTTTGGTCAGCATTCTCGAAACGCGCCTGGGCATCCCCGCTTGTCACCATGGACAGCCTGTCCGCATTGCCCGGTACCTGGCTGCGATGGATGATTGTTGCAAGACCGACGAGCCTTTTTACAAAAAGTCCTTTGAGGCGGACGGCTGGTCCGCCGCAAGGAGTCTACTTGTATTGAGGGATCAGCTTCGATTGTCCGGCTGGGATGGTCATGATCCGGGAGCTTCGGCCCGCTTGATGGATATGGCCACGCTGGAGAAGTCGGCCCGCGTCCTTCCAGGCCTCGCCGAGCGCATTGAGGATATTCTCGGTTCACTCGCCATATATGGAATTTCTGGGATATCCGAAATCGTCCTTCATGTGCATGACGTGACAGAGTGGCCGTCCTGTTGGCGCAGGCTTTTTGTGGCGCTGGAGGAAAAGGGAATTCCGCTTGGCGTGTGGCAGCCTGATGTTGCCCCAAGGACGTCCACTGATCTGGATATCCTGCATGAAAGGTTGTGTACTTCTGGCAACGTTGCAGCAACATTTCAGGCGGATGGGTCGATAGTCCGTTTGTCCTCGGCCACGGCTCTGGAAGCTGCAGACGCCTTGGGAGCGTGGCTTGCCGTAAAGGATGACTCGGATGGTGACCTTGCGCTTATCGTCGAGTCCGGGGCGGAAGTCCTGGACGCTGCCATGTGCCGACACGGTCTGCCGCGTCCCGGTGGTGGCAGTCGGTCACAATGGCGTGCCGCGCTGCAATTGCTGCCTTTGGGGCTAGGAATTCACTGGGCCCCGTTCGATCCGCAAAGCTATCTGGAATTTTTGACCGCACCGATTTGTCCGCTGCATCCGGCCATGGCAGGTCATCTTGTTCGTGTCTTGGAACAGGCTCCAGGTATGGGCGGGAAAAAATGGATTGAGGCTGTTGGCAAGTGTGAAGAATGGGCGCGAAAACAGGACGACGGTGAAACACTCTTGGAGGACTTGCGTTTTTGGACCGGAGTGAAACGGGTGTCGCCGCATGTTGGGTTGGATGTGGAGACGATCTGCACCATTTGCCAGCGCTTGAGCGACTGGGCCGCAAAGGGAGCGCAGTCCCTGGAAGGACGATTGATGGGGGCGGTGTCGGGCATGGCCTTGGAGCTTGCCGAGGCCGTGCGGGAAACGGGCCGGAAGGCCATCCCCAAGCCACAATTGGACCGGATGCTTGATTCGGTCATCGGAGGCGGTGCCAGCATTGCGGACAAGGCCGAGGCTTCGCCCTGGGCGGTTCTAACGCATCCGGGACAGCTAGGAGACAGGGTGGACACGGTCATCTGGTGGGATTTTACCATGGAAGGGATGCCGTCCTGCCGTCTGCCATGGACCAATGCCGAGTTGACGGCCTTGAATAATGCCGGGGTCCATATGGATGATATGGATCTGCATCGAAATCTGGAACTCTCATCCTGGCAACAGGCCGTGTGCAATACCCATAAGCGGCTGGTCCTCGTGATGCCGGAGCAGGATGGTGGAGAGCCGTTGCCGCCTCATCCCTTCTGGGAAAATATTGTTGCCGTCATGAATCTTTCCGGGGACACGGACATCCCGGCCATGACGGTTTCGGCCTCGCAACTGCGTAAAGGCGATGATCGCCTGATGGGTCGGATTATCCCGCTGGAGCTCGTGGTGGAGAATGCCGCCCTGGAATTTCAGCAGCACTGGGAAGCTCCGGCGGGGACTGTCGCCAGACGGGAAAAGGAATCGCCTTCAGGTATGTCGCAGCTTATCAAATGCCCCTTGGCGTGGGTGCTTACTTACGTCCTGGATGTCGGCGCGCTCGGCAGTCCGGCGCTTTCCGAGGGAAATCAGCTCATCGGTTCGTTCTGCCATTCCATTGTCGAGGATTTGATCAATGAGTCGCGGACATGGAAATCGGAAGATGCAGTTGCGCGGGCTGTTGCGTTGTTCGATTCACGGCTCCGGGAGATGGCGGCGGTCTACCTGCTGCCCGGTATGGAAACCGCACGGGAGCAGTTGCGTTCCCGGCTGAAACGGGCCGTGTCGGATCTGTTTGAGCGTATTGGAAACGCGAAGCTGTCCGTTCTTGAGAGCGAGCGGCGCGTTGAACGGATCGATGAATCGGGACAGACTTATCGTGGATTTGTCGACATCAGTCTTGAAGACGACAAGGGCAACCCCGTGGTTTGGGACATGAAGTGGACCAACAAAAGCAAGTACCGCCGTGAGGAAATGGAAAAGGGAATCGCCTTACAATTGGCAGCCTATTGCTGGATGCTTGATAAGGACGACCTCCCGGCGTTCGGTGCCTACTACATGCTGGCCCAAACAGAACTGATATCCTCCCAGGCTCCGTGGCTTCCACCTGAAAGTGTCGTGAACTGTGATTTGAAAGCCACCTGGAAGATGGTGCGTGAACGCTATGACGCCATTATTGACCGCCTGATGGCCGGAGAAGTGGAAGCCATTGCACCAAGCGATGACGAGGAAGAAAAGGAATTCGATTTCGGTACGGGATGTTTCTTCTGTGATTACGCGATGGTTTGCGGAGTTGGATATGAGTAG